The DNA segment TGTGAGGCGTCCATCGTGGAACGCCCTTCCCCGAACCACCCTTTGGATTTGCCGATCCCCGCGATGAAGGCGCCGAGTCCGATGGTGAGCACGACGGCTGCCAGAACGCCGAGGAGCACCTTCGCCGTCCCTCCCAGCTTCCCGAAGGGGCCCCAGTCCGGCTTGACGCCGGTCACGACGTCAGCCCCTGAGGCGAGAGTGATGTGGAGGGATGGATCGGCCGCGGCAGAGAGGAGGTCGTACATTAAGGGTCCTTTTAGTGCTGAATACGTTGAATGGGTTTGCTGGATTAGCCGACATGCCGCATCGCGATGATCTGCGGTGTCCAGTAGCTGAGTGGCTTGATCCGCACTTGGGCGCCTGTGTGCGGGGCCTCGATGACTTGGTCGTCACCGATGTACATCCCGACGTGTTCAGGGCCGGCGCTACCGGGAATGGCGAACAGGAGATCCCCCGGCCTCAGTTGGGAGACGCTTTTGACCGCCGTTCCCGCATGGACCTGGTCGTAGGTGACCCGGGGCAAATTCACGCCTGCGGCGGCCCAGGCCATCTTGGTGAGAGACGAGCAATCGCATCCGCCCTGACCTTTGTAGGGCGAGACACAGTCGCCGCCCCACCGGTACCAGGTGCCCAGAGCCGTCTTCGCGGCGGAGATCGCGCGCGCGGGGCCCTTGCCGGCGGGGGCGTCGGGCTTGACTGCATCGGCCCACGTCGCCGCCAGCTGGCGGATGTTCCGTACGTAGTTCCGCGTCTCGGGGTAGGGCGGAACGCCGCCGAATTTGATCACGACACCGCCACCCGCGTTGTACGCCGCGAGCATGTTGTCCGTGGAATCCCCGGGGACGCCCTTAACCTCCTCGGCCAATGCGCAGTCGTATGTGGCCTGAGCGGCGATGGCATCCGCCGGGTTGCGAATGTCCTTGATCCCGTCACCGTCGCCGTCCACACCGCGTTCCGCCCAGGTGGCCGGCATGAACTGCGCGATGCCGATAGCACCAGCAGGGGACTTCGCCTTGGGGTTGAAGTTCGACTCCGTGTAGAGCTGTGCGGCGAGAAGCGAAGCCGTGACCTGCGGGCACTCCCCTGCGTGCTTGTTGATGAGCCCGCGGACCCACCCGGGGACAGGTGCATCTGTGGTGATGCCGCCGCCAGGGCCGGCCTCTTGGGCAGAGGCGCTGTCAGCACCGCCGAACGTCACCAGCAGGCAGGCACCCGCAATGACCACGGCCGCGAACAATCCCAAGCCGAGCTGTGTACCTCTGTTCACGTCGGCCTCACGCCCAGGGGAGGGCAGTGACACGCCAGCCCTGGGCGGTGTGCTCCATACGCAGGACAAGCTGCTCGTCGCTGTGGCGAGGCTGACCGGACGTCGGTGTTGTCGTGAGGACGTAGCCGACCCGGACCAGCGCGGAAGACCTGCCTACGGGTGGAGCGCCGTCGGGGACTACGGCAGAGGTGATCTTCGCCGTCTGCCGGGCCCCTTCGGCGCGAAGGGTCGCCCACGGCGCATCCTGGCTCGGCCGCTTCTGGGCGAGGATGCCCACCAGCTCACCCGACGCCAGCTTGGCCGCTCGGGCGTCGGCATCCGCGTACGACCTGTCTGCGCCGTCGCGGGCATCGTGTTGTGCGTATGCGGTCGTGAAGCGGCGCGCAATACGGTCGACGTTCTTTGGGGGCAGGGTGTTTGGCGCAGCGGAAGAAGCGTCGGCGCTCGGCACGGCCGTCTCGGTGATACCGGCTGAGACAGAGTGGGGCCGCCGTGTGGACGCCGCGTCTGACGGACTGCTGGTGGAGCTTGAACAACCGGCCGTCAGCGCTGCAAGCGAGCCAGCAATGCATATTGCTGAAGATATGGGTGGAAAGCGGCTGGAGCGAGGCATGCAGGAACCACAACCTTGGCACAGGAGAGCTTGTGAGAGAGCGGGTGTTGCGGTCCCGCGGGGCGGGGGACCGCAACACCCCTTCGCAGGAGTGGGGGATTCTCCTGCGGGCTCCGGCGACTACCGGATAATCTGAGGAAGGGAATCTGGCCGCTTGGCCCGTTCGCCGGATTAATGCTTGAGTGGGAGTCACTCGGCGAACTTCGACAGCGACGTATGGCGGTTGTCTTTCCGTACGCTTCTCCAGTTCATGGCACTGCGCGCTTGAACTGGATGCTCGCGACGGATGCGTTGCTTCATATCAAGGTCGATCAACCCCCTCCAGGACAGGGCGGAATCCAAGCCAACGGAATCCGCGCGGCCAATAGATGCCTTGTGGCGTTGGCCGTGCCTAAACCTTCGCAGGGGTTCACGGACAACTCGAATCAACTGAGAAATCGGAACCTAATTCCTGGAATTAGGTTCCGACTTTGGCCTCTATCGCAGTTGCGGTCAGCCCGTGGCTTCCAGGAAGGCCACCACTGCGGGGACGGTGCGGTGCCGGTCGAGACCGTCTCGGAGGTCGCACAGGGTGCGGCTGCCCCTCGCTGAACTGACACCGCCCATCAGGGCCACTGCCTCCTCGGCCGTGTGCACGGCACCGTCGAGGTCGCCCAACTCCCGGTAGGCTGCCGCCTTCCGTGCAAGGTAGATTGCCGTTCCCCGCGGTTCCTTTGTCGAGTCGTACGGGTCGTTGTGCGTGGCGGCCTCGGTGAAATACCGCAAGGCCCGGGCTGGGTCGCCGAGGCTGAGTGCAGATGATCCTGCGGCCTGGAGGATTTCACCCGTGTTGATCCAGTACATCTGCGGCAGGTCCTCGCCCGCCGGGACGCCGCTGCCGTAAGCGTCGAGCGCGGTGTCGATCGCTCGGTAGGCCGCAGCTGGTTCTCCAGCGATGGAGTGGGCACGGGCTGTTCTGATGTACAGCATGGTCAGCACACGTGGAGAGGGAATCTCGGCTCGCTGAGCCAGTGCGACGTCGAGAAGGTCCAGGGCTCCGCGCGGTTCCGGCGATGAGGGGCCGAGCAGGCGGGCCTCCTAGGGTCCGTGTGGAGTTGTGATCAAAGCTGTGATCCGAGGTGTCGGATCCAGAGGAGGCCGGCGCATAATTCCAGTCCGGCCTGGTAGCTTTCAGGCTTTTTGTCGTAGCGGACGGCGAGGCCGCGCCAGTCCTTGATCTTGTTGATGGTGCGTTCGACGCTGTTGCGGAGCTTGTAGAGCTGCTTGTCGAAGGTGACGGGCCGTCCGCCGCGTGAGCCGTGGTTCTTGCGGTGGGCGGCCTGGTCCCTCTTCTCGGGGATGACTGCTTTGATCCCACCTCTGCGCAGGTGGGAACGGTTCTGGCGGGACGAGTACGCCTTGTCGCCGGCGACCGCGCCGGGCCGGGTGCGGGGCCGGCCGACCGGGCCGGGGACGCGGATCTTGTCCAGGACGGGGATGAACTGCGGACTGTCTCCGGCCTGCCCCGCGGTGATCTTGAGCGAGAGGGGTAGGCATTGCGGTACGCAGGACAGATGCGTCTTGGTGGTCAGTCCGCCGCGGGAACGCCCCAGTTCAGCGGCGGCGAGCCGGGCCCTGCGGCGACGCCTCACGCGCCGTCGTTCTGCTCGCTCCGGGTCGATTTGCCCGTCTTGTTCCCCGCTGGTGCCCCCTTTTCCGCCGTGGCCTTCACCACCGCGTCCAGGGTCTCGGGCTCCATGACCATCCCTGCGGCATCATGATGGGCCCGGGCTGTGGTCGAGTCCACACTGACCAGCGACAAGTCCACCAGGCCCCGCTTCGCCGCCTCGGCGATCGCACCCTGGAACACCGCGGCGAACACCCCGGCATCCCGCCACTGCCGAAACCGGCCGTAAACGGTGGACCAGTGCCCGAATCGCTCGGGCAGCTCCCGCCATTTCGCCCCGTTCCTGAACCGCCACACGACGCCCTCGAAGTGCGACCGCAGATTCTCCGGATACGGCCCGTACTCACCGACCGGCAGGAACGGAGAGATGAACTCCCACTCAGCATCAGAAAGTTGAGGTCGAGACACCCCACCGTTCTACCTCAAGGACTCCGCCCACCAGGCCGGGACCCCACGAGATCACAACTCCACACAGGCCCTAGTAGAGGCCGTCGATGAAGGCCCTACCGAGCCCGTCATGTGGGGCCGCCTCTACCGTCTTTGGATCACCCGTGAAACCGACCTGCGGCGCGAGCTGGGCGATCAGGCTGCTGACCGGATGCTGGCCGAGGCCCGCAGGAAGCTCCCCACACTGGCCGGCCGCCGGGCCGTCGCCCTCACCCTGAGACGCCCAACGGACCGTCCCGGGCGGTGTCTGGATGCTCGGTAGGCTGCCGGGGCGCTTCGTCGCTCCGGACGGGGTCTTGGGAGATGCGGGACGATGATGGCCGAACACCACCACCCCACGAACCACCACCGTGGGTCTGAGCCTGTGCACCGGGTGGCCGTGCTCTCCGCTGGCTCGTGGGGCACGGCCTTCGCCACGGTCCTTGCCGATGCAGGCAACGAGATCGTTCTGCATGCTCGCAGGGCTGAAGTCGCCGACGCGATCAACGTGCGCCACGAGAATCCGGACTACTTGCCCGGCGTCTGGCTGGCCGATTCGGTGACGGCGACCACCGAGGCGGAAGCCGCTCTGGAGGGTGCCGACTACGCGGTCATCTCGATTCCCGCGCAGTCGCTCCGCGCCAATCTCACCCAGTGGGCCCCGCTGATCGGACCCCAGACTGTGGTCGTCAGCCTGATGAAGGGAATCGAAGTCGGCAGCGGCCTGCGCATGAGCGAGGTGATGACCGAAGTCACCGGCGTCCCCTCCGAGAGGATCGTGGTGGTGTCCGGCCCGAACCTGGCCAAGGAAGTAGCGGCCCGCCAGCCCGCTGCCTCCGTCATCGCCAGCCGCGATGAGGACACCGCGGCTGCCTTCCAGGCCACGTGCATGACGCCGTCCTTCCGCCCCTACACCAACACCGACATCGTGGGGTGCGAACTCGGCGGCGCGGTCAAGAACGTCATCGCCCTGTCCATCGGTCTCGCCTCCGGCATGGAACTGGGCGACAACGCCAGCGCGCTGCTGATGACCCGGGGTCTCGCCGAGACAATCCGCCTCGGTCAGGCGCTGGGCGCCGATCCACAGACCCTGGCCGGCCTCGCCGGTCTAGGCGACCTCGCGGCCACCTGCTCCTCACCGCAGTCCCGTAACCGCACCTTCGGCGAACACCTCGGCCGGGGCCTGAGCCTCGAACAGGCCACCGCAGCAACGCGGCAGACCGCCGAAGGCGTCAAATCGTCCGAATCCATCCTGGAGCTTGCCCGCCGGCACGGAGTGGACATGCCCATTACCGAGGTCGTGGTCGAGGTTGTCCGAGGGCGGATCAGTGTCGCTGAGGCCGCAACTCAGCTGATGTCCCGCACACCGAAATCTGAACGCTCCCTGGCGTGAGGAGCCTCCGCCCCGCTGGGCTCTGCGGCCGAGGGGCAGGTCAACAGTGAACGGCACCGGCCGGCGCACCAGCCAGGACGGCTTGCCCGGGGCCGTCGGGCCCGCGCTGCGGGTGTCGGTGATGCGGTATCACCCCGTCGTCCTACCGTTTTTGTATACCTTGTAGTAGTTGGCGGAGCCTAGCTCGAGTTTGAACACCATGCCGTGCTTCTTGCGGATGGCTGCGACCGTTGCGGACTCCGGCTCATGCAGGCACCGTGTCACGGGCGGATCGTTCTGCAGGCACTGGTCCGGCTCCTGGATTCGAGTGGGCGGGTTGCGGTCATGGACCGGATCCCAGGTCAACGACTGTGAGGTGTCTGACAGAGTGCTGGGCTCCGGCGCCTGGGGCCCAGCGGGGTTGGGCCCATGTCCTCGGTAGTAGTCCACAAGGTTTCTGCGGTACTGGTCGTGGCCGAACGAGATGAGAGAGCCATGGTGGTCGCCTGCGGTCAGGATGCCGTCGATGACGTCCCCCATACGCTTGGGGTCGGCTCCGTAGTATGCGGTGACCCCCAGGGAGCAGGCGATCTTGTACGTGTCGTCACCCGTCTGGAAAAACCATTCCTTCGCCGATCCTCCGTGGCATGTATCTCGCACCGTGACCAAAGCGAGTGTGAGCGGGGTGTGATCAGCGTATGCCCGCACCACGCTCAGAAGGTTGCCCTCCGTCTGCTGGCGTGCCTGTACTGCATCGCTGCTGCCAGCAAGTTTGTGGACCTCTTCCGGACTGGTCGCGCGGTCTTCGGACGAGCAGGCCGAAACGGCGAACAGTACGACGAACAAGAGGAGACCGAACTTGCTCTTGGTATCAGAAGACAGCAGACGGCGGCGTGCGGGACGTGACATCACAACGGCAGTTGCCACGATCAGCAAGAGGACCGTCAACACAACGACCGCAGGCGTCCAGTGCACCGTCATACCTGATTCCTTCCGCTGCGGGTCTCCATCAAGGCCCACTTCCGGTCCAGTGTCCAGCAGACCACTGGCTCACGTATGAGTACACGTACTCAGTTCCGGGGCAGCCAAGAAGAGCTGCCCCGGAACTGATGCGCTACAGACTCATGCCCGCCATGGTCCGTTCAAGAGAATTCGCATACAGACGCGCACCTGCGATCTTCGGGTGGAACGACTGCGCCGAGAGCCCATAATTCCGGAGGAACGGCCAGTCAATCTTCGGATCGTCGGAGTCCGTCAGCGTCTTGACGATGCCATGCACGTCCTCCGGATCACCGCATACGCCCTTGCCCGCGAAATCGCTCGATGGGTCGGAGAACCATACGCGAGTGCCCAGCTTGTTCGCGTCGTCAGCCGCACCCTGCATCACCGAGGCCAACAAGCCGGCGGTGTCGTTGAGCCACGCTGTGGACGACTCGGACAGCCCAATATCAGGCAGGCCGATGACGCTGAACTTCAAGCACGATCCGTTGTTGGAGATCAGGGGCGGATATCCCATGAGTGCGATCTTGGCGTTCGGTGCCTCGGTATGGATCGCCATGATGGTCTTCACGATGTCCGGGCGGACGATCTCGTTGATGATGCCCGGCACTGCCGTCTCCAGCTTCTGGCCGACGAACTTCTGGTCCCGTCCGTCGACGTTCTCGTCAGGCTTGTCGAATGTCTTGTCCTTGCAGTTTCCGCTACCGACGGACAGCAGGCACTTTTGGACAATGTCGGAGAACCGGGAGTCGTTACCGCCGATGGAGATCGTGACCAGACTCGTGTACTGATCCAGGTAGCCCTGCTTGATCTGGGCTACTTCACCGCCGTTCCCTTGCACCTTTTTCGGGTCAAGGACATTGTAGGTACGAGCCCCGGAACAGGCGATGAGGTGGTAGTCCATGCTGGAATCCAGCGAATCCGCAAGGTCACCTATGGACTTCGACGCGCCCGGCAACGTCGCCTGACGCGACCACGCATAGCTGGAACGGTGGCAGGCGTCACGGGTGTCCGGGTTGTTCTTGTCGCGGTAGTTGGTTTCCGGATAGTAATCCCGGTTGCCTTCCGAGGCGCCTTCGCCGGATGAATATGAGTCCCCCATAGCCGTGACGATGTTCTTCGGCTTGCCGGGGAGAGGCTGGAAGGCTACCGCGCCCCAGGCGATGTCCTCGTCTGCCGTTCCGTCATCCGTGGCGTTCGACAAAGACACCTTGGGTGTTCCGGTGAAGTGGAACGCGCCGAGGCTCACCCATCGGTTCGCGCGCTGCTCTACGAACCGCTTGGAGTTCCTGCTGTCCGTGCCCCCTACCACGTAGGCAGCCTGCCGGGTCTGCGCGCCGGTGTCGGGCAAGCTGACCAGGACGCGCGCCCAGCCGAGGCTCTGTCCGAGTGTCCAGGTCCCGTCGACGGTCATGTAGCCGCCGACGCCTCCAAGGTGGCTCGTATTGCGGGTGTGTGCGTACCAGAAGTGCCCACCGTAGCCGCCGCCGATCTGGTGCAGGTCTGCCTTCGCCTCATAGCGGCCCTCCGTACCTGGGTTG comes from the Streptomyces sp. NBC_01471 genome and includes:
- a CDS encoding NlpC/P60 family protein, with the protein product MGLFAAVVIAGACLLVTFGGADSASAQEAGPGGGITTDAPVPGWVRGLINKHAGECPQVTASLLAAQLYTESNFNPKAKSPAGAIGIAQFMPATWAERGVDGDGDGIKDIRNPADAIAAQATYDCALAEEVKGVPGDSTDNMLAAYNAGGGVVIKFGGVPPYPETRNYVRNIRQLAATWADAVKPDAPAGKGPARAISAAKTALGTWYRWGGDCVSPYKGQGGCDCSSLTKMAWAAAGVNLPRVTYDQVHAGTAVKSVSQLRPGDLLFAIPGSAGPEHVGMYIGDDQVIEAPHTGAQVRIKPLSYWTPQIIAMRHVG
- a CDS encoding NAD(P)H-dependent glycerol-3-phosphate dehydrogenase, whose product is MAEHHHPTNHHRGSEPVHRVAVLSAGSWGTAFATVLADAGNEIVLHARRAEVADAINVRHENPDYLPGVWLADSVTATTEAEAALEGADYAVISIPAQSLRANLTQWAPLIGPQTVVVSLMKGIEVGSGLRMSEVMTEVTGVPSERIVVVSGPNLAKEVAARQPAASVIASRDEDTAAAFQATCMTPSFRPYTNTDIVGCELGGAVKNVIALSIGLASGMELGDNASALLMTRGLAETIRLGQALGADPQTLAGLAGLGDLAATCSSPQSRNRTFGEHLGRGLSLEQATAATRQTAEGVKSSESILELARRHGVDMPITEVVVEVVRGRISVAEAATQLMSRTPKSERSLA